Genomic DNA from Actinomycetota bacterium:
GCTTTGAGCTTGCTGTTGTTGCTGGGCGTAAAGTACCTCCGCGATCTTATAGGAAGCCTGCATGAGCTCATCCGAAGCCTTCTTAATCCTTTCTATATCATTGGTCTTAAGAGCCTCCTTCACCTCAGAGACGGCGCTTTCGATGCGCTCCCTATCGGCGGCCGGCAATTTATCGCCGACCTCTCTCAGAGACTTCTCGGTGGTGTAAACGAGGTTATCGGCGGTGTTCTTAATCTCGGCGGCTTCTCTCTTCCTGCGATCCTCTTCAGCGTGAGCCTCGGCATCCTTTATCATCTTATCGATCTCTTCCTTACTCAAGGCGGTGCTTCCAGTGACCGTCATCTTCTGCTCTTTCCCAGTGCCCAAATCCTTGGCGGAGACGTGGACGATACCATTTACATCGATATCGAAGGTGACCTCGATTTGAGGAACTCCCCTTGGTGCGGGAGGAATGCCGATGAGGTGGAAGCGACCTAAGGTCACATTATCCGCAGCCATGGGGCGCTCCCCTTGAACGACGTGAATCTCCACACTGGTCTGACCATCCTCAGCAGTGGTGAAGATCTCGCTCTTCTTCGTGGGAATCGCGGTATTGCGCTCAATGAGCCTGGTTGCTATACCACCCTTGGTTTCAATTCCAAGGGAAAGCGGAGTTATGTCGATGAGAAGTAATTCCTCCTTGACTTCGCCCATGATGATGCCCGCTTGGATCGCCGCACCAACGGCTACGACCTCATCGGGATTGATGTCCTTTCGGGCTTCTTTCCCTGTGAGGTCTTTCACCAGGCTTTGGATTATGGGCATCCGTGTAGCTCCACCAACCAAGATCACATGATCGAAGTCCCCCGCCTTAAGCCCTGCATCTTTCATCGCTTGGATGGCAGGACCACGGCACCTTTCAACCAAATCGGTGGTCATGTGCTCAAGCTGAGAGCGGGTGAGAGCCATCTCAAGGTGCAGAGGACCCTCCGAAGTGGCAGTTATGAACGGAAGATGTATGGTCGTTTCCAGAGTCGAGGAGAGCTCGCACTTCGCCTTCTCGGCTGCCTCCTTCAAGCGCTGGAGAGCCATCCTATCCTTCCTCAAGTCCACACCATACTTGGACTTGAAATCATCAGCCATCCAGTCCATTATCCGCTGATCCCAATCATCTCCACCCAGATGGTTATCTCCACTGGTCGCCTTGACCTGAAAGATTCCCTCTTCGATCTCGAGGATGGAGACGTCAAAGGTACCCCCACCGAGGTCGAATACTAAAATGCGTCCTTTGCCTCCTTTTTCCAAACCATAAGCCAAAGCCGCCGCGGTGGGCTCGTTGATAATTCTCAACACATCCAGAC
This window encodes:
- the dnaK gene encoding molecular chaperone DnaK, translating into MAKPVGIDLGTTNSCIAYLEAGEPIVIPNAEGGRVTPSVVAFSKAGEMLVGEVAKRQAITNPDRTVVSIKRSMGSDWKKTIDDKTYTPQQISAFVLQKLKRDAEAYLGEKITKAVVTVPAYFQDAQRQATKDAGTIAGLDVLRIINEPTAAALAYGLEKGGKGRILVFDLGGGTFDVSILEIEEGIFQVKATSGDNHLGGDDWDQRIMDWMADDFKSKYGVDLRKDRMALQRLKEAAEKAKCELSSTLETTIHLPFITATSEGPLHLEMALTRSQLEHMTTDLVERCRGPAIQAMKDAGLKAGDFDHVILVGGATRMPIIQSLVKDLTGKEARKDINPDEVVAVGAAIQAGIIMGEVKEELLLIDITPLSLGIETKGGIATRLIERNTAIPTKKSEIFTTAEDGQTSVEIHVVQGERPMAADNVTLGRFHLIGIPPAPRGVPQIEVTFDIDVNGIVHVSAKDLGTGKEQKMTVTGSTALSKEEIDKMIKDAEAHAEEDRRKREAAEIKNTADNLVYTTEKSLREVGDKLPAADRERIESAVSEVKEALKTNDIERIKKASDELMQASYKIAEVLYAQQQQQAQSAGEKETGGDEGVVDAEVEEEDEEKKKKK